The genomic DNA GACACGCCGTTGCGGTGGTCGCAAACGCGAAGGCCATCGTGGAACATTTCGCGAAATGCGGCGCGCCGCGTCAGCGCTTCCGCTTGATCCCCAACATTCTCGATACCCGAGAATTCGATGAAGAAGCTCGGCGGGGGTTTCCTGGCAAGATCGCGTGGGAGCCGACTGAAACCATCATCAAGGTGGCCCGACTTGATCGAGAAAAGGATCACGAGACTTTCTTGCGCGCGGCGGCCCGCGTGTCGGCTCGACGCCCAACTGCTCAGTTTCTTCTCGCTGGGGATGGCGCTGAACGGGCTCGGCTTGAGCGATTGTGCCAAAAACTGGATCTGACCGGGCGCGTCTTTTTCCTCGGTGAAGTCACGGAAATTCCTGCACTTTTACGAACCGTTGCCATCGGCGCCCTCACGCCATCCCGGAATGAAGGCCTTTCCAACACGATCATGGAATACATGGCTGCGCGTTTGCCGATTGTGGCCACCGATGTGGGCGGAAATCGCGAATTGGTGGATCCGCCTCGAGGCGGCTTCCTTGTGGCTCCCGGCGACGATTCAGCGATTGCGGAGGCGCTGGTCCGGCTTCTTGAAGATCCTTTGCTGCGCGCCGACATGGGCGTGCATAACCGTGCGCGCGTTGAACGGGAGTTCCAGCCGGCCATCATAGCCGGCCATTTTTGCTCGCTATACGCGGATGTTTTGCGCGGAGCCGGCAGATGACGTCATGAGCAGGATTCGATCAACGTCTCGTTTTCCAACTGACTTTGCGGGGGGAAAGGCCGAAGAGATCGAGAGAACGTGCCACGCCGTAGGCGCCGTACAGAATGGCGAGGGCCGGAATCATGGTCCAGCGTTTGGCACGTGCGCATGTGCGCGCTGCAAGACTCAGGAGGAACAGCGGCAACGTCGCAATCAGCCATGCGGCGCGCGGGTGCCACCACGTGGCAATCGCCCCGCCAGCCATGAGAGCGAAAAGCGCCACGAAGATGAGGGTGAACAGCGGAGCGTTCCCGCCGATTTTCATGCCGCTTTTCCGGAAAATAGTTTGATACGCCCGGCGATTTGCATGCCATACCTGCTGTCGAAAGAATGCCCGCAGCGTCGCCGGTTCACCCAAGTGAACGGCCCTCATGGCTGGCAGGCCCCAGCAGGGAATGCCGGACATATGAGCGCGGAATACAAAATCCGTATCCTCACCGGTGGCGAGGGTTTCGTCAAATCCGCCGAGTTTTTCGGCCACCTCGCGGTGAAGGATCATGTTGCGGGTGGTGATCAGGCGGAACCCTTCGCGCTTGACGACCGGCTCTCCGGATTCATCTTCAAAAGCCGGGTTTTTATTCGTCCAATGGAGGTACCAGGCCTCCTGGACCCATGTTCGGGGGGTGGGTGGCTCCGCGGGCCAACCGAGTACCAGCGGTCGATGTTTCAGCATCAACGGCGCTGCGCGCGTCAGCCAGTCCGGCTGGATCAGGCAATCGGCATCCAGAAAGGCAATCCACTCGCCGCGCGCCTCCCGCAAACCTTCGTTGCGGCAAAGCGGGATCGATGCCCCGGGCAGGACAAATATACGTGAGAAGCCGAGGCGGGCGGCGAGTTCGGCAGTACCATCAGCGCTCCCGCCGTCGATGAGGAGGGTTTCGATTGAAAAGCCCGATGGAACGGACAAGCGGTCCAAATGAGTTTTTGACGCGGGAAGGGTTCTGGCTTCGTTCAGAGCGACGAGGATAAAGCTGACAACCATTGCGGCGTTTATAAATGGCTTTTTGTCAAGCGTCTACTCCCCTCCTGCGGTTTCGTGATCAGCGCGTATCTCGGTCACCCATCTAAGCATGCATATCGTCTTCCTCCTGCAGGACGTCTCTGCCCTTTATGGCGCGGAGCGGGCTACGCTTCTGCTGGCGCGTGGGCTTCGGGGGCGCGGCATGCGGGTCTCATTTGTGCTTCTGCACGAATCTCGTTTGGGGCCGCCCCCTTTGGCGCTCGCCAGGGCGCTGAACGACTTGAGGATCGATTATCACACGATTCCCGTGAGTGGGCGAATATCCGCCGCTGCGGTGCGCCGATGCCGCGAACTTTTTGAGCAGTCGAAAGGAACCATCCTGCATACAACCGGATACAAGGCTGTACTTCATGCCCTTCTGTGCGGCGTGCGCCCGCTCGTTGCGACGGTGCACGGCTGGCTTTTCCGTCGAGATTTGAAGGAGCGGTTTTACGAGTCCTTGGAGAAGTTTGCGCTTCGGCGGTTTGACGCCGTGATTTGTCTTTCGCGCTATTACGAAGAAAAGCTTTTGAAAGTCGGAATCGATCGAGGGCGCCTCTGGCGGATACCGACGGGGTATCCGACCGAAGATTTGCCCAGTGCATCCGCATGCGCCTGGCCGCCACCGGAACCGTTCACGGTATTGCATGTAGGCCGCTTCAGCGAGGAGAAAAATCATGACCTGCTGTTGCGCGCGGTTGCCCGCCTGGCAGGGGAAGGGCACCGCCTGCAGGTCCTATTGGCCGGAGAGGGCCCGCTTCGGCCGCAGGTTGAGCGGCGGATCCAGCAACTGGGTTTGGCGGAACAAGTCATATGCACGGGATATCAGCCCCTCTCCGAGTTGGTGCCGCGGGCCCATGCGCTCGTTCTATGTTCAACCATTGAGAATTTGCCGATGAGCCTGCTTGAGGCAATGGCCTGGAATCGGCCGGTTGTTGCCACGCGTGTGGGGGGTATTCCGGATCTTGTGGAGGATGGCCGCACGGGCTTTATGGTTGATGCGGGCAATGAATCCGCACTGGCTGAGGCGCTGCGCCGCTTGATGGCAGCGCCCGACGTGGCTGCGGAAATGGGCCGTGCTGGACGTAAGAAATTGGAATGCGAATTTTCGTTCGATCAGATGATTGAACGGCATTGTGCACTTTATACCGGTGTGCTCCGTCGTGCAGGTTGAGAGAGAAGACGCGAGGATATCCTTACTTTTTCGAGGGATCATCGCGCTCCTTTGTGCGGCGGTTTTGCTGTCGCTGGTTACCGCCTCCATCGTCTCTGTGCGGCGCCTGATGCAGTCCGGGATCCTCGGCGCCATTGCTGCTGCGGCGATTCTCGGTCTCTTGTTGCTGGGGATCAGACAGGCTATCCGATTGCCGCCAGCGGCATCGGATCGCGCTTTTCTTATTGGGTGGGCCGCAGTTGCGAGTTTTTTTCGTCTTCTTATCTGGTTGGCCACCCCCGACTATGAACAGACGGGAGATTGCGAATATATGCTGGACGCCATCCGACTTCTTGCTCGGGAAGGCTTCGGCGAGGAAACGATGCTTCAGTTGGCTGCCCGTTATTACGATGATTATCTGTGGGTGGGCCGCTCCCTGCCTTTTTTGTACCCGCTTGCGAAATTCTGGCCGGGCCAGGAGGTCGCAACGGCGCGGGCACTCAATTTGGTTCTATCGCTGGTTCACAACGGGATGGTTTTTGGGCTGGCGCGGCGTCTGTATGGGCGGCAAGCGGCGCGCGTTGCCTATGCAGTTGTCAGTTTGATCCCCATTCACTCCTGGCTGATTTTGGACTACACGCATCAATATTTGGGCGCGTTTCTGGTCTTAGCCGGTGTCTATCTGCTCGCGCGGGCGGCGGATGGAAATGCGGCGCCAGTAGTATGGCTGTGCGACGGATGGCTTTTGGGAACCATTTTATCGGCGCTGCATCTGCAAAGTGGAATCGACAAATTCATGCTGGTGGTCTCGGTCGTTGCGGTATTCTTTGGTGGACTAGGGTGGGGAGTGCGAGATCTGAGGTTTGCGCGCCTGGGCGTGATGTTGGGGGCGGCCATGCTGCTATATGCGCCGTTTTCTCTTTGGTTCAGCGGTTGGCTGAATCAGTATCGGCCCTATCGGATGAGCTCACACCCGATCAGTTTCACTGCACGCGGGTGGAATGTCGCGACGTGGGGCGAATACTACGGGGTATACGAACAAATCGACCGAGAGACCCCGTGGCCGGAGAAACAGGCGGCGATGAAAAGCCTGATTTTGTCGCAAATCGCGTATGAGCCGGCCAAAACGTTGATCGCTCTTCCCTTGTTGAAGGCTGCCAAGTTTTTCCTGGTCGGTTACGCAACCGCCATTGAACAGCAATTGGAACAGGCGGGCTACGGCGCGCTGCGTCAAGTGTTTCGGGGCATGCGCGTGGCCTTTGCACCCGCGTTTTTGGCGCTTGTAGCGGTGGGACTGTGGAAACGGGCGAGATCTCCGACGGCCATACCCGAGCATTTGCTCGTCGCGGCAGTCCCTCTTCTTTTCTGTGCCATTTATGTTGCGGTTGGTGAAACATCTCCGCGCTACTCGTTCCACGTCCAGGGAATACTCGCTATCCTAGCGGCTGCGGCATGGTCGTGCGGGAAACCCTCCTTGTCAGTCCGCTCGACAATCCGACTGTTCGGCGCGTGGTGGTCTTTGGTTTTGCTTATACAAGGGCTGGCAGCGTTGGTCATGCCGCGAATCATACGGGCGCTTGCGGAGGATCAACTCTACGTAAATGTACGCGTGCTGCGGCAGGGCGGCGGTCGCATGGAGTCAGCCGAGCCGACCGTCTTTACAGAGACGATTTCATGCCAAGATGGTCTGCACGCAACCGGTAGCAGCTTCAGACCACCGGCCGGTGCCACGCGCGTCACTCTGTTTTTGTGGCCGCTAGATCGCGCGTCTCTGGCCGGCGCGCGTATTCGTCTTCTTCAGGGCGATCGTGTGGTCTGGGAGCGCGAAGCCGATGGACTCTCTCGCGTGGTTCGAGTGGCCGTCCCCCTTGCTTCCTGGGGGTCGCCGCCGCTGATGATCGAGATTATCGACGGAACATGTTTATCGACATCGCCGCTATTGCGATGGGGGTACGCGCGATTCGAACGATAGACCGGCGTGGTCGAAGAAAGGCGAGGGCGCCTTTTTCAAAACGAGAATGTTTCTTTCAAGCCACCAGACAGAACCTTGCCTGCCGAACGCCCTGCGGAGGTAAGTCGTAGCTGCGTCATCGAGTGCGAAGCCGCGGGCTTCAAATTTCGCCTGCCAGTAGGAGCAGGGTTGCTCATTGATATGATCAACGCCGCCCTGTCCCGGTTGGGCGGCCGAGAACAGAATGAGGTCCGACAGCGCGATCAGGTTTTCAACCAGGGTGTCGGCAGCCGATTCGGGCAGGTGCTCGGCCACTTCAAAACAAATGGCCATCTCGTAACGGCGATCGGGACGGAGCGGCTTCGTCAGGTCGAATTGCTGAATTTTGGACCGGTCGATTTGCGCCCGCCGAATCGCAACCGCGCTGCCTTCATAGCCCTTGACCTCGAGACCGGCATTTTGGAAGTGGCGGAGGTAGACAGCGGATCCACATCCGACATCGACGATGGATTTTACCGGGAACCGAGCAAGGATGATGTCGACAACGTCTTTGGCGGAAGGCTCGGTCCAAGCCTCCTCGGCGGCGAAATAGCGGTCGTGATAAATGGCATCGATCGGCGATTTTCCACGGAGGCGGCATATCCATTTGACGAAGTTCAGCCATTGCTGATGAATGGATGCGACGATACGAAGCAGGCCCATCATGCGGAGCCAGCTCACGGCGTCATTGCGTAGACTCATCGAGGAGCTGTCCCTCCGAGCCAGCCGCCGGTGCGGTCGATCAAGTACAAGGGCCTTCGCTTCGTTTCGTCGAAAATTCGGCCCAGATACTCGCCGATGATGCCGAGCACAATCAGTTGAATTCCGCCGAAGAAAATGATCACTGCGATGGTTGAAGCCCAGCCGATGGGGGCGGCGGGATCCAGAATTTTTACGACGACAGCATAGCCGAGGTACACCATCCCGAGCAGAGCAGCCAGCACGCCCAGCAGGCTGGCAAGTCTTAGCGGGACCGATGAGAAGGAGATCATGCCATCGAAGGCAAGTTTCAGAAGTCGGCTGATGGTGTATTTGGTTTTACCCGCCGCGCGAGCGGCCCGATCGTAGGGGAATCCGATTTGCCTGAAACCCGCCCATCCTCGCAAGCCGCGGATGAAGCGATTATGCTCCGGCATGGCGTTGATCACATCCACGACACGGCGGTCCATCACGCAAAAATCCCCCGAGTCCAGCGGAATTTCAATATTGGCCATCTTTTTGAGCAGGCGGTAAAACGCCGCATAGGCAAAGCGGAGCAAGAGGCCCTCTTTTCGATTCTTTCGGACCCCATAGACAACATCGTAGCCAGCGCGCCATTTTTCGACCATGCCCGCAAGCGCTTCGAGTGGATCCTGCAGATCGGCATCGATGACGCCGATGACCTCGCCGGGAATGTGGGCCAGACCGGCCGTGACGGCCGTTTGGTGGCCGAAGTTTCTGGAAAACCGTAGATATGCGTACGCCGGCTGTCGTGAACAAGCCGCGCATAAGAGTTCCTCCGTGCGATCGCGGCTGCCGTCATCGACAAATAAAACCCGAATGGCATATGGCGCCTCCCCAATAAATTTCTCGAGAGCGGCTAGTAGTTTGGGAAGAACCTCCTCTTCGTTGTAACAGGGGATTACGATGCCGAGGGTGAAATGTTCCGGTCGCGTCGCGGTCATTTTATGGCCGGGATTTTTCGAACAACTCGCGGATAGCTTGTAGTTTGAGACGGGCATGCGTGTCAAACGAATGACGGGCTTCAATCTGTGCGCGGGCCTCCTGCGCAAGGCGTTCACGCAGCGCGTGATCTTTCAAAAGGCGATCCAGCGCGGCGTGCCATGCCGATACGTCGCCGGGCGGGACCAAAAGTCCCGTAATGCCATCTTGAATGTAGTCGACCGTACCCGCGACGCGCGTCGCGACAACGGGTTTGCCGAGCGACATCGCCTCAAGTGCGACAACCTGGCCGGTTGCCCGCCTCGTTTCGCGAAGGGGGATGGCGACGAGAGTGCATCGTCGAAGGTGGTCGAGATAGATGTCATAATTGACATCGCGAAGAATGGTGGCGTTCGGGATCTCCCCCGCGGGAATGTCATCGTGCCGCCCGCAGATGATCACAATTCGGCACTTCAGGCTGCGTACAGCGGCGATCAATGTGGGATAATCGCGGTGTGAGCGGCCGGCCGCAAGGATGAAGCCATCGTCGGTGTGCGATATCGGATGATCGGCCAGCGTGCTATTGATTGGAACGAACCGAATGCGATCTCGCGGAATGTCATAGCGCTCGGAGATAGAATCAATTTCGGCGCGGCTATTTGCGATCACGCCGAGCGCCCGTCGCGCGATTCGGCGGTAAAGCCGGTTTTTCAAATGCCAGACAGGACCGGCCCGTTCGTCGTCAAGAAACACCTCTGTCATGATCTGGAGGGACTCAGCGCCGATCAAAAGGCAGAAAAGCCCGTACAGCATCGATTCGCGGACGCCGAGGGTGAGTACCACATCATAGTGGGAACGCCTTCGGAACATGAGCCACGCTTGCTTCCACGCGGGTGGTTCGCGAACCAGCCCCCGTCCGTGCTCGGGATGAATGGAATCCACCTTTTCGCGCCAGACGGGGCTTTGCCAATACGCCTGGTTGGTCAGGATGCGAAGAGGGCGGCTTGCTAATTCGTTCGACATGCCTTCATGCTGAGGATTGTTCAGTCAAAAAGCAACGGATGCCAGTGGGGCAATAGCGGAATGGGTGACATCCGTCCTAAATCATCAAAGTGG from Kiritimatiellia bacterium includes the following:
- a CDS encoding glycosyltransferase, encoding HAVAVVANAKAIVEHFAKCGAPRQRFRLIPNILDTREFDEEARRGFPGKIAWEPTETIIKVARLDREKDHETFLRAAARVSARRPTAQFLLAGDGAERARLERLCQKLDLTGRVFFLGEVTEIPALLRTVAIGALTPSRNEGLSNTIMEYMAARLPIVATDVGGNRELVDPPRGGFLVAPGDDSAIAEALVRLLEDPLLRADMGVHNRARVEREFQPAIIAGHFCSLYADVLRGAGR
- a CDS encoding glycosyltransferase yields the protein MVVSFILVALNEARTLPASKTHLDRLSVPSGFSIETLLIDGGSADGTAELAARLGFSRIFVLPGASIPLCRNEGLREARGEWIAFLDADCLIQPDWLTRAAPLMLKHRPLVLGWPAEPPTPRTWVQEAWYLHWTNKNPAFEDESGEPVVKREGFRLITTRNMILHREVAEKLGGFDETLATGEDTDFVFRAHMSGIPCWGLPAMRAVHLGEPATLRAFFRQQVWHANRRAYQTIFRKSGMKIGGNAPLFTLIFVALFALMAGGAIATWWHPRAAWLIATLPLFLLSLAARTCARAKRWTMIPALAILYGAYGVARSLDLFGLSPRKVSWKTRR
- a CDS encoding glycosyltransferase, with protein sequence MHIVFLLQDVSALYGAERATLLLARGLRGRGMRVSFVLLHESRLGPPPLALARALNDLRIDYHTIPVSGRISAAAVRRCRELFEQSKGTILHTTGYKAVLHALLCGVRPLVATVHGWLFRRDLKERFYESLEKFALRRFDAVICLSRYYEEKLLKVGIDRGRLWRIPTGYPTEDLPSASACAWPPPEPFTVLHVGRFSEEKNHDLLLRAVARLAGEGHRLQVLLAGEGPLRPQVERRIQQLGLAEQVICTGYQPLSELVPRAHALVLCSTIENLPMSLLEAMAWNRPVVATRVGGIPDLVEDGRTGFMVDAGNESALAEALRRLMAAPDVAAEMGRAGRKKLECEFSFDQMIERHCALYTGVLRRAG
- a CDS encoding class I SAM-dependent methyltransferase; amino-acid sequence: MSLRNDAVSWLRMMGLLRIVASIHQQWLNFVKWICRLRGKSPIDAIYHDRYFAAEEAWTEPSAKDVVDIILARFPVKSIVDVGCGSAVYLRHFQNAGLEVKGYEGSAVAIRRAQIDRSKIQQFDLTKPLRPDRRYEMAICFEVAEHLPESAADTLVENLIALSDLILFSAAQPGQGGVDHINEQPCSYWQAKFEARGFALDDAATTYLRRAFGRQGSVWWLERNILVLKKAPSPFFDHAGLSFESRVPPSQ
- a CDS encoding glycosyltransferase family 2 protein; amino-acid sequence: MTATRPEHFTLGIVIPCYNEEEVLPKLLAALEKFIGEAPYAIRVLFVDDGSRDRTEELLCAACSRQPAYAYLRFSRNFGHQTAVTAGLAHIPGEVIGVIDADLQDPLEALAGMVEKWRAGYDVVYGVRKNRKEGLLLRFAYAAFYRLLKKMANIEIPLDSGDFCVMDRRVVDVINAMPEHNRFIRGLRGWAGFRQIGFPYDRAARAAGKTKYTISRLLKLAFDGMISFSSVPLRLASLLGVLAALLGMVYLGYAVVVKILDPAAPIGWASTIAVIIFFGGIQLIVLGIIGEYLGRIFDETKRRPLYLIDRTGGWLGGTAPR
- a CDS encoding glycosyltransferase family 4 protein translates to MSNELASRPLRILTNQAYWQSPVWREKVDSIHPEHGRGLVREPPAWKQAWLMFRRRSHYDVVLTLGVRESMLYGLFCLLIGAESLQIMTEVFLDDERAGPVWHLKNRLYRRIARRALGVIANSRAEIDSISERYDIPRDRIRFVPINSTLADHPISHTDDGFILAAGRSHRDYPTLIAAVRSLKCRIVIICGRHDDIPAGEIPNATILRDVNYDIYLDHLRRCTLVAIPLRETRRATGQVVALEAMSLGKPVVATRVAGTVDYIQDGITGLLVPPGDVSAWHAALDRLLKDHALRERLAQEARAQIEARHSFDTHARLKLQAIRELFEKSRP